From Alosa sapidissima isolate fAloSap1 chromosome 2, fAloSap1.pri, whole genome shotgun sequence, one genomic window encodes:
- the LOC121697094 gene encoding extensin: protein MVPKSFGSAVCSPQSAVAERLNADRRAGGLAQWRLCSPGGQGPASPLRPATTPPCHHSTTPPLPPLPPLHPCHPSTTPPCHPCHHSTTPPLPPLHHSTLPPLPPLHHSTPATPPPLHPATPATTPPLHPCHHSTTPPLPPLHHSTLPPLPPLHHSTPATTPPLHPCHPSTTPPCHPCHHSTTPPLPPLHHSTLPPLPPLHHSTPATTPPCHPCHHSTTATTPPCHPCHHSTTPPLPPLHHATTPPCHLCHPATPATLPPLHHSTTPPCHHSTPATTPPCHPSTLPPCHHSTPATLPPLHPATLPPLHPATLPPLHPCHHSTPATLPPLHHSTLPPLHPCHPATTPPCHPSTLPPCHHSTPATPATTPPLPPLHHSTPASPLRPATPATTPPCHHSTPATPPPLTPLPPLHPATPPPLHPATTPPLHPCHPSTTPPLPPCHHSTLPPLHPCQHSTTPALQRSPADPIAPSSGLCPSTSRH from the exons ATGGTTCCAaaa TCTTTTGGg TCTGCAGTCTGCAGTCCGCAGTCCGCAGTGGCTGAACGTCTGAATGCAGacaggcgggcgggcgggctgGCTCAATGGAGGCTGTGCAGCCCAGGGGGACAGGGCCCCG CATCACCCCTGCGCCCTGCCACCACTCCACCCTGCCACCACTCCACCACTCCACCCCTGCCACCCCTGCCACCACTCCACCCCTGCCACCCCTCCACCACTCCACCCTGCCACCCCTGCCACCACTCCACCACTCCACCCCTGCCACCACTCCACCACTCCACCCTGCCACCCCTGCCACCACTCCACCACTCCACCCCTGCCACCCCTCCACCACTCCACCCTGCCACCCCTGCCACCACTCCACCACTCCACCCCTGCCACCACTCCACCACTCCACCCCTGCCACCACTCCACCACTCCACCCTGCCACCCCTGCCACCACTCCACCACTCCACCCCTGCCACCACTCCACCACTCCACCCCTGCCACCCCTCCACCACTCCACCCTGCCACCCCTGCCACCACTCCACCACTCCACCCCTGCCACCCCTCCACCACTCCACCCTGCCACCCCTGCCACCACTCCACCACTCCACCCCTGCCACCACTCCACCCTGCCACCCCTGCCACCActccaccactgccaccacTCCACCCTGCCACCCCTGCCACCACTCCACCACTCCACCCCTGCCACCACTCCACCATGCCACCACTCCACCCTGCCACCTCTGCCACCCTGCCACCCCTGCCACCCTGCCACCACTCCACCACTCCACCACTCCACCCTGCCACCACTCCACCCCTGCCACCACTCCACCCTGCCACCCCTCCACCCTGCCACCCTGCCACCACTCCACCCCTGCCACCCTGCCACCCCTCCACCCTGCCACCCTGCCACCACTCCACCCTGCCACCCTGCCACCACTCCACCCCTGCCACCACTCCACCCCTGCCACCCTGCCACCACTCCACCACTCCACCCTGCCACCACTCCACCCCTGCCACCCTGCCACCACTCCACCCTGCCACCCCTCCACCCTGCCACCCTGCCACCACTCCACCCCTGCCACCCCTGCCACCACTCCACCTCTGCCACCACTCCACCACTCCACCCCAGCATCACCCCTGCGCCCTGCCACCCCTGCCACCACTCCACCCTGCCACCACTCCACCCctgccacccctccacccctgaCACCCCTGCCACCACTCCACCCTGCCACCCCTCCACCACTCCACCCTGCCACCACTCCACCACTCCACCCCTGCCACCCCTCCACCACTCCACCCCTGCCACCCTGCCACCACTCCACCCTGCCACCACTCCACCCCTGCCAGCACTCCACCACTCCAGCGCTCCAGCGCTCCCCGGCCGACCCCATCGCTCCTTCATCAGGGCTCTGCCCCTCCACATCCCGCCACTAA